Sequence from the Bacteroidales bacterium genome:
CCTGTGCCCGGAAAAACGTTCCCGAAGCCGAAATCCTCCGGGGCAAATGCAGTGAAAGAATCCCTCAGGCAGAGGCCTGGGCTGCGGCGCAGAAAACCTCCGGCAAAGAAATCCTTCTCTACGCCAATCCACCCCGCACCGGAATTGAACCCGATGTGCTGGAATCGATCACAGCGACTCTCAGGCCGGTGAGAATAGCTTATCTTTCGTGCAGCCCGGGAACCCTTTCAAAAAACCTGAAAACCCTTTGCGAAAGAGGATATGCCGTGAGAAAAATTGTACCCTTCGATTTCTTCCCGCTCACAAAACATGTTGAATGCCTTGCCCTGCTGGACAGGGCATAACCCTGGATCCGGGCAATTCTATACCTCCGTTCAATACTGACAATATTAAAAGCCGGTAACTAACGGGAATTCTCTTCCACCTTTTTCAGAACATCCTCATAAAGCCTGCGCAAATTCTCAAATTCACCGCTGAGTAATTCGATGGTTTTCGCCTGCTGCTGAATGATCAGCTCAAATTGCTGCAGCACCCTTTCATAAATTTTGCAGGTTTTGCATTCGTCTATCTGCATGTAGGAGACAACTTCCTCATTCACATTTTGTTTATTGCTATCAGGAACAATATAATTTTCTCCCGATTCATCGCTAAAAAGCCAGTGAAGATTAATATGATGCTTTTTTGAGAAATCAATAATCAGTGAATAATCGATACGCTTCCGGTTTTTCCAGTTCGAAAGCACCTGCGGGCTGACACCAAGAACTGCTGCCAGCTGCTGATCGGTTTCCGCATGCAGAACATTCTTCAGTTTTTTCAGAATTAAATCAACATTGTGTTGATTTTGTTTTTGCATATAAACGTTTTGTTTATTACATTTGTTTTAAAACATAAAAAACGTTAGTAAAAGTTAGTGCAAATGTATAATAATCAGAATGAATTACACACCCTGAAGTCTTATCTGAAGTATGGCGATATAAAAAAAATAGCGGCCTTAAGCGGTTTTCACTACGTCACCGTAATAAACATGTTGAAAGGAAAGTACAAAATGCATCCGCTTGTTTTTGAAACACTTAACAAACTGGTGGAAGAACGCAGAAAACATATTGATGACGAACTCAAACATTCCATTTTATGAACTGGGAAAAGAAACCATGGAGGTTCATTGCATCCGGCAACGAGTATTCTGTATTGCGGATGTATCTTATCCACTCCATTAAAATTCTTACGGGAGTTCTTGACGAGAACGCCATTATTGAATCATTGAATGAAACTGACCCGATGATTCTTTTGAACAGAGAAAAAAACCAGGCCATTATGCCCCCTGGAGAGAGGGCGGCTTATTTTCAGAAAGTTCTCAAAATAATCGAAGAAGTATCAAAAACCCGATCCGGTCAATAAAAAAAAAGAAGCTGTCCTTTTGTTTCGCGACAGCTTCTTTCTGAAAAGTGTATGAACTTTTTAAGCCTGATGCTTAATCCGCATCTTATAGAATGACCTGTAAACAAAATACAGGGCAACGAGGAACAGCACCACACCCAGCACCGGAGCAGCGTTCTTGAAGTTCGGGGCAATGGCAATTTCCATGGCAAGCAATCCGAACAGGGTGCTGAATTTGATGATAGGATTCAGCGAAACAGAAGAGGTATCCTTGAACGGATCGCCGACCGTGTCGCCGATCACCGTCGCAGCATGCAGTTCCGTGCCTTTTTCTTTCAGGTCAACTTCAACCACTTTCTTGGCATTGTCCCATGCCCCGCCGGCGTTGGCCATAAACACAGCCTGGAATAACCCGAATACGGCAATGGCAATCAGATAGCTTACGAAGAAATCAACCGAATTGTTGGAAAAAGCCGGTGCCGACATCAAGGCAAAGGCCAGAGCAAAGGAGAAGATGGCAAAGAAAATGTTATACATACCGGTTTGCGCATACCGGGTGCAGATGCGCACAACTTCCTTTGATTTTTCCGTAGCGGCTTTCAGTTCTGCGTTTTCATCCAGAACAATGTTCCGCTTGATGTATTCAACAGCACGGTATGCCCCGGTGGTAACAGCCTGGGTAGAAGCTCCTGTAAACCAGTAAACCACTGCACCTCCGGCAATGAACCCAAGAATTGAGTATGGATTCAGCAGATTCAGCACCGACTCAGGATCAACCCCAAGGGTCTTTTTGATAACAAGAATCAGGGAGAAAATCATGGTAGTTGCTCCTACAACAGCCGTTCCGATCAAAACCGGCTTGGCCGTTGCTTTAAATGTATTTCCGGCACCGTCATTGGCTTCCAGATAGTGTTTCGCCTTTTCAAAATCGGGCTTGAAGCCGAAGTCCTTTTCAATTTCCTTATCCACATTGGGAATGGCTTCGATGAGCGAAAGTTCATAGATTGACTGGGCATTGTCGGTTACAGGGCCGTAACTGTCAACAGCAATAGTAACCGGCCCCATGCCCAGCATGCCGAATGCCACAAGACCAAAAGCAAAAATGGAAGAGTAGATCATCATGTCGGTTGGTATGCTCTGGCTGGCTATATAAGCAATCAGCATGAGGATCAGAAATACCATACCCTGCCAGAAGGCGCTGAAATTCCCCGCTACGAAACCCGAAAGAATATTCAGTGAGGCACCGCCTTCACGCGAAGCCTGAACCACTTCCTGTACATGCTTGGATTTGGGACTGGTAAAAATCTTTGTGAATTCAGGAATCAATGCAGCACCCAGTGTTCCGCAACTGATGATGATGCTCAGAATCCACCAGAGGTTCGGGTTTGCGGCACCTATGGCAGAGGAAGGACCAATAATCAAATGACTGGCAACAAAGGTTACAATAATGGAAAAAAGAGAGGTTATCCAAATCAAATTGGTTAATGGCTGTTCAAAATCAATATCATCCTTACCTCCGAAGCGCACTTTGCTGTAAAAACGGTTCAGCCAGAACGACAGAACCGAAGTGATGATCATAAGGATACGCATGGTGAAAATCCAGGTGAGCAAGGTCATCTGATATTCCACGTTGGCCACGGCAAGAACGATGAAACTGATAAGAGCCACACCGGTTACACCGTATGTTTCAAATCCGTCAGCGGTAGGACCTACGCTGTCGCCTGCATTGTCACCGGTGCAATCAGCAATAACGCCGGGATTTCTCGGATCGTCTTCCTTGATTTTGAAAACAACCTTCATAAGGTCAGAACCAACATCAGCAATTTTGGTAAAAATACCTCCGGCAATACGAAGAGCCGAAGCACCAAGGGATTCACCAATGGCAAAACCTACAAAACATGCACCGGCCAGTTCCCGGGGAATGAAGAGCAGAATGATCAGCATCATAATCAGCTCGACCGAAACCAGCAGTACCCCGATGCTCATCCCTGCATCAAGAGGAATGTTCAGAAGTTTCAGGGGCTTGCGTTCCAGCGAAGCAAAAGCCATACGGCTGTTGGCCAGTGTGTTCATGCGGATGCCAAACCAGGCTACCCCGTATGATCCTGATATCCCGATGACTGTCCACAGCAGGATCAGCAGTACCCCACCTATGCCTGTATGGTTCAGAAAACCAAAATAAAAGGCAATGATCACGCCAATGATCAGAAACAGGATCAACAGAAAACGCCCCTGCTGAAGCAGATAAGTTTTGCACGTCTCAAAAATAACCTGCGAAACTTCCAGCATCGAGCGATGCGCTTTGATCTTTTTAACTTTCAGAAACTGATAAAGCCCGAAAATTCCACCTAACAAACACACCAGAAGCCCTGCCAAAAGCAGATGATTCTGGGATGTGCTCAGGGTGGGTATTTTCAGATCAGCTTCGCTTGCCATCGCCGTTAGCGGGGCAAGAAATGCAAACAACATCAGTAACAAACGTCTTGTTTTCATCCTATTATGGTATTTTGTTAAAAACGCCTACAAATGTAATTTTCTAATTTATTTTGCCAAAATTTTACCGGCATTTCCTCCCTGAGCTGACACTCCGTGAATAGTGCACAGTAAAACGCCAACAGCATCTCTCAAACATTTTATCAACACCCCCACTTCCTTTGCCCTCAATTCACTACTTTTACGGAAGCTTCAGACGATTATTAACATTTTGAAAATCAATCATCCAGATGTCAGGTTTTGTTCATCTTCACGTTCATACCCAGTACTCCATACTCGACGGGGCTTCCAATATTTCAGAGCTGATTGCCAAAGCCAGGAATGACGGTATGCCGGCCGTAGCAATAACCGACCATGGCAACATGTTCGGCGTAAAGGAATTCGTAAACGAAGCCAACAAACAGGGCATCAAACCCATTATCGGATGCGAGGTATATGTGGCCTCCCGGAGCCGGACAGACCGAACCGAAAAGGAAGACCGCAGCAGCCGCCACCTCATACTGCTTGCCAAAAACCTTACCGGATACCTTAACCTTGCTAAACTGGTCTCGCTGGGATATATCGAAGGGTTTTACTACAAACCCCGTATCGACAAAGAACTCCTGCGGCAGTACCATGAGGGACTGATTGCCTCTTCAGCCTGCCTGGGAGGTGAAGTACCGGAGTTGTTCTTCACCGAAGGAGAAAAAGCAGCAGAAAATGCCATCATTGAATATGCGGATATTTTCGGAAAAGATTTCTACCTCGAACTTCAGCGCCATTTTACCGGCGATCCCAAAACTGACAGCGAAGTTTTTGACCGTCAGCAGAAAATCAATGAGTTCCTTGCCCGCATGGCCAAAAAACACGGTATCGGGCTCATAGCAACCAATGATGTGCACTTTATCAATGCCGAGGATGCCGATGCCCACGACCGGCTTATCTGCCTGAACACCAATGCTGAAATTGACGATCCCAACCGCCTGCGATATACCAAGCAGGAATATTTTAAGACCACGGCCGAGATGGCTGAATTGTTTGCCGATTTCCCCGAAGCTCTGGAAAATACTGTATCCATTGCCGGACAGGTAGAAGCCTACTCCCTGGAACGCGATCCTGTTATGCCTCATTTTCCGCTTCCGGATGGCTTTACCGACGACAATGAATACCTGCGGCACCTTACCTATGAAGGAGCTGCACGGCGATACGGCGAAATTGATGAAACCCTCCGTACCCGCATTGACTATGAGCTTGGCGTTATTAAAAAAATGGGGTACCCCGGGTATTTTCTTATCGTATGGGATTTTCTCAGGGCGGCCCGCGAAATGGGAGTTGCCGTCGGACCGGGCCGCGGATCAGCCGCCGGAAGCGTAGTGGCTTACTGCCTTCGCATTACGGATATCGACCCCCTGAAATACGGACTTCTGTTTGAACGGTTTCTCAACCCCGACCGTATCTCTTTGCCCGATATTGACATTGATTTTGACGAAGACGGCCGTGAGCAGGTGCTTCAGTACGTTGTTCGGAAATATGGCAAAGATAAGGTGGCCCATGTGATCACCTTCGGAACCATGGCCGCCCGCATGGCCATACGCGACGTGGCCCGCATCCAGAAACTGCCTCTCCAGGAAGCCGACCGCCTGGCCAAACTGGTTCCTGAACGGCCCGGTGTTACTCTGAAAAAAGCTTACGAGGAAGTAAAAGAACTGAATGAAGCACGCAAAAGCCCCGACCCCCTCGTCAGGCAAACCCTCCAATTTGCCGAAACACTGGAAGGCTCGGTACGACACACCGGAATCCATGCCTGCGGAATCATCATCGGCCGCGATAACCTGATGAACTACATCCCGGTGTGTACATCGAAAGATACCGACCTGCTGGTTACCCAGTTCGAAGGCAGCCATATCGAAAGTGTGGGAATGCTCAAAATGGACTTCCTCGGGCTTAAAACCCTCTCTATCATCCGCGATGCCATTGCCAACATCAAAGCTTCAACCGGAAAAGAAATTGATATTGAGCATATCCCCCTGGATGACAGGGAAACATTTGAACTGTTCAGCAGGGGCGACACCACCGCTATCTTCCAGTTTGAATCGAGCGGAATGAAAAAGTGGCTCAGGGAACTCAAACCAAACCGCTTTGAAGACCTGATTGCCATGAATGCTCTCTACCGCCCGGGGCCCATGGAATATATTCCTCATTACGTTGCCCGCAAACATGGCAGGGAGAAAATCACGTACGATTTCCCCGTCATGGAATCGGTTCTGAAAGAAACCTATGGCATTACCGTGTACCAGGAGCAGGTGATGCGGCTATCACAGATTATGGCCGGTTTTACCGGAGGTGAAGCAGACTCCCTGCGGAAAGCCATGGGCAAGAAAAACAAGAAAATCATGGACCAGCTGCGGGAAAAATTCCTCGCCGGCTGTGCCAAAAACGGACTGAATACGGCCAAAGCCGAAAAGGTATGGACCGACTGGGAAGCCTTCGCCCAGTATGCCTTCAACAAAAGCCATTCAACCTGCTATGCCTATGTTGCCTACCAGACCGCCTGGCTCAAAGCCCACTACCCTGCCGAATTCATGGCAGCCGTGCTGAGCAGAAACCTTTCCGATATTAAGAAAATCACCCAGTTCATGGATGAATGCCGGAGAATGGGCATCTCTGTTCTCGGTCCCGACGTGAACGAAAGTAACCTGAATTTTACCGTCACCCCGCGCGGAGATATCCGTTTCGGCCTCGCTGCCATAAAAGGAATGGGAGAAGCGGCCGCTGCTTCTGTTATTGAAGAACGAAAGAAAAACGGGCTCTTTAAAGATATCTATCATTTCGTCGAAAGGGTAAATCTGTCTTCCCTGAACAGAAAAAACATGGAAGCACTGGCCTATGCAGGAGCTTTCGATAATCTCCATCATTTCAAACGGGAACAGTACTTCGCCCCTATGGAAGGGGAAAGGGAAGAAACCTTCATTGAAGCTCTGCTCCGTTACGGCAGCAAGATACAGATTGAAAAAACCTCAACCCAGAAGTCCCTCTTTGGCGAAGCAATCCCGGTTATCCCATCCCGGCCCCAGCCACCCGAGGTGCCTGAATGGTCAACCCTCGAAAAACTCAGCCGCGAGAAGGAACTTATCGGTGTGTACCTGTCAGCCCATCCCCTTGACAACTATAAGGTGGAGATAGAACATTTTACCAACTGTACCCTTTCGGAACTGAAAGACACCGAACGATTGCGCGACAAGGAACTTGCTATCGCCGGGCTTGTGGTCGAAGCCAGGGAAGGAATGACAAAAACCAACAACCCCTATGGCACCTTTACCATCGAAGACTATACCGATTCATTCCGCATAGCCCTTTTCGGAAGAGATTATGTGAGCTGGAAAAATTTCCTTACTGTCGGCTATGCCTTGTTTATCAAAGGAAAATTCCAACCCCGCGGGTACGGAAACAACCCCGATGAACTCGAATTCAAAGTGAACCAGATTTACATGCTCTCCCAGGTGCGCGACGAACTGATACGGCAGATAACCATCCGTATTCCGGTTGAAAAAATCACCGATGAATTTCTCACCGAACTGGGAGCCCTGGCAAACGGAAATAAAGGAAAGGTTGAACTGAAGTTCTCCCTCTTTGACCCTGCCGATAACCTCGTACTGGACATGTTCAGCCGCAACAAACGGATAACACTTGATAATGCTTTTTTTGACTATCTTCAGGAACTGGAAGTTGAATTCCGCCTGAAATAATAACAACCTGATTGACTAATTGTTAAACAAAAAGTACCGTTATGGAAGTTGAAGTAACCGATACCAATTTTGACCAGGTAGTGCTCCAGAGTGACAAACCTGTAATGATTGACTTATGGGCCGAATGGTGCGGACCCTGTCGGGTAATTGCCCCTTTTGTGCATGAAATTGCCGAAGAGTATCAGGGGAAAATTGTGGTGGGCAAAATGGACGTAGACGAAAATACGCAGATTCCGGCCAAGTATGGCGTACGCAATATACCAACCATCCTGTTTTTCAAAAACGGAAAGCTGGTCGATAAACAGGTAGGCGCTGTGCCCAAACACCTCCTTGTTGGAAAGATTGAAGCATTGCTCAAATAAGCAGAATGCTCCGACGTATTGCCGTTTTTTGTGCTTCCAGCAACAAAGCAGGGCAGATTTTCCGCGAGGCCGCTGAAAGTGTGGCTGTTTTTCTTGCCAGGAATCAGATAGAAGTTTATTACGGGGGTGGGAAAGACGGCCTGATGGGCGTTCTTGCCAATACCATCATCAGGGAAAAGGGCAAGATTATTGGCGTTCAGCCGGCATTCATGAAAGAACATGGATGGTTCCATCCGGGTATTTCAGAACTTATCCTCGTCAATACCATGGCCGAACGAAAGGAATACCTGTTCCGTATGGCGGAAGCCGTAGTGGCCCTTCCGGGAGGATGCGGAACCCTTGATGAACTGCTGGAAGCCATCACCCTTAAACAACTCGGCCTGTTCAATCATCCGGTGGTCATTCTGAACACCGCCGGCTTCTTCAACCCCTTGCTGAATCAGCTTGACAAAATGATAGCCGAGCATTTTATGCGGGAAGAACACCGGAAAATCTGGCAGGTGATTCACAATCCTTCCGAACTGCCCGAAGCATTGGATTCAGGCAACGACTGGAGTCCTGAACATATCCGTCTCGCGCAGATCTGAATCAGAAACGGCGCCCGATAATCAGAATATCATCATTCTGCTCAAACCCTTTCATCCACTCCTCCAGGGCCTGGTTCAGCAAAACCTGCTGTTCTCCGGGCGATTTGTCGTGAATCTTCAGCAACAGTTCCTTCAGATGTATCGGCTTGAATTTCTTACCATACGGACCCCCGAACTGATCAGCATACCCGTCGGAGAAAAGGTAGATCATATCCCCGCTCTGCAGAAGCAGTTCATGGTTGGTAAAGACCGTATCGGCAGGAGTAACATGCCCTATCGGGTACCGGTCCCCCTTCAGTTCGGTTATTTCATGATTCCGGATCAGAAGAATCGGATTAACGGCACCGGCAAAGGTCAGTATTCTCCTTGCCGGATCATATACGGCCAGGCTCATGTCCATGCCATCGCTGATCGGTGACGTGTCGCCTTTCTGTCTCAGTGCATTGTGCACGGTAATATTGAGGTTCTTCAGGATCAGGGCCGGATCAAGAATTCTGTCTTCCCGCACGATCTTGTTGAGGGTATGATACCCGATAATGGACATGAAGGCTCCCGGTACGCCATGGCCGGTGCAGTCAATGGCGGCCATTAACTGCAAACCCTCTTCCTCCATAAACCAGTAAAAATCGCCACTGACGATGGCCTTCGGCCTGAAAAGAACAAAGGTCTCGGGAAAGGGCACATCGGGCGGAAGCATGGCACGCTGAATGCGTTCAGCATACCTGATGCTGTCGGTAATATCCTTGTTCTTGCTGGCCAGTTCCTGGTTTTTACGCGTAATTTCCTGCGTCCGCTCCAGAACCTTTTCCTCCAGCAGCCGCTTTTCATACAAAAGATTGCGTTCACGCACCTTGATGTAGGCAACAATCGATGTACTGCCTGCCGCAATACAAAGCAGAATGAACCACCATCTTTTCCAGAATGGAGGCAATATCTGGAAACTGAATGCCGCAGGCTGACTGTTCCATATTCCCTCTGCATTGCGCGCCTTCACAAGAAAAACATATTTGCCGGGCGACAGAGCCGAATAACTGGCTGTGGTCTGTCGCGTGGGAGGCTGCCAGTCCCTGTCATTCCCCTGCAGCATAATCTGATACATGACTACATCCGGATTCGAAAGACTTACACTGTTATAATCGAAAATCACGGAATTGTTGTACCAGGGAAGATGAATCCCGCTTGTGAGCGGATAATCCGTATAATTGACCCTGAACCGACGGATATGGGTGAATGGTTCCCTCCTCGCGGAAATATCCGAACCCGGAGAATACCTCACGGCTCCGTTAACCGTTCCAAACCAGATATACCCCGCCGGATCGGAATACAGGGCATTGCTTTTGGTTTCAATTCCGGTGAAACCATTACGGCGCGTGTAAGTAAGCATCCTCCCTTCCCGGGGAAGAAACTTGTTCAATCCTTTGTTAGTTCCTATGTAGATATTTCCGCTATTGTCCACCCCCAGCAGGTTGACCAGATTGGAAAGAAGACCCTCCTTTTCGCTGAGATGCAAAACAATGCTGTCAGCTTCCAGCACATACACCCCCTGTCCCTCCATTCCGATCCACAACCTGTGCTCCTTATCCTCAGCCATGCAACGCGGAGTGAGATTTTCCAAAGAACGGAGAACGGTGAACTGCTGACGGCTGTCATCGTAACGTGTTATTCCCTTTCCCCGCGCCCCAATCCAGAGAATACCACGGGAATCATAAAACAGCGACGAAATTTCATTTCCGGCCAGCCCGTTGATGCGGGTGAGCCGGTCCCCCTTCTGATTGGCAATTTCGTAATACACCAGCCCTTCATTCGTCCCTGCCCATAACTGGTCCTTTCGGTCAACCACCAGAGCCGTAATCACAAGATCCTTATAAAGAAGGCTATTCAGAATGGGATCAAAAACCAGTCTTTCCGGATTGAACTGATAAGAATAAATTCCTCCTCCGTTTGTTCCGATCCAGATATTCCCTTTTGAATCCTTCTGCAGAAAGCGAACCTGATTATTAAGAAAATGCGATTTCTCGTCCATATAGGATGCCTGCATAGATCCCCTGGTTCCCGATTTAAGCCGCGTAATTCCTCCGCTGGTGCCAAACCAGTAATATCCCAGGGCGTCTTTTGTAATAGCCCATACCTGCGGATTATGCAATCCATCTCTGGTTCCGAAGGTGACAAAAGCATTTCCCTTGTGAATGGATAATCCCTGTTCGTTGGTGCCGATCAGCAGGTTCCCTTCCGCATCGTTCAGAAAACACCAGATCTTGTCATCCTGCAACCCGTTGCCCGTGTTATAGACCACCAGGGAGTCGCCTTCAATTACCGTAATGCCTCCTCCCCAGGTGCCAACCCAGATGCGGCCGGCCGGATCTTCATGCAGGGTACTGATCCAGTTGGAGGACAATCCGTCACGAATATCATATACTCTGAACTTCCCGTCTTTTTTCATAAGCCGGTAAAGGCCCCCGTGATAGGTTCCAAACCAGAAATCACCACGACGGTCTTCCAGAATGCAGGTTTTGGTAAAATAGGTTGTCAGTCCTTCAGGCTGATAGGTTGAAAAACGGTTGAGCGAATCGCTGAACCGTTTAATACCAATATCAGTAACAAGATAAACACTCCCGTCTTTCCCGACACATCCTCCGAAGATCTGGTCGCTTAACTCAT
This genomic interval carries:
- a CDS encoding TIGR00730 family Rossman fold protein — protein: MLRRIAVFCASSNKAGQIFREAAESVAVFLARNQIEVYYGGGKDGLMGVLANTIIREKGKIIGVQPAFMKEHGWFHPGISELILVNTMAERKEYLFRMAEAVVALPGGCGTLDELLEAITLKQLGLFNHPVVILNTAGFFNPLLNQLDKMIAEHFMREEHRKIWQVIHNPSELPEALDSGNDWSPEHIRLAQI
- a CDS encoding sodium-translocating pyrophosphatase translates to MKTRRLLLMLFAFLAPLTAMASEADLKIPTLSTSQNHLLLAGLLVCLLGGIFGLYQFLKVKKIKAHRSMLEVSQVIFETCKTYLLQQGRFLLILFLIIGVIIAFYFGFLNHTGIGGVLLILLWTVIGISGSYGVAWFGIRMNTLANSRMAFASLERKPLKLLNIPLDAGMSIGVLLVSVELIMMLIILLFIPRELAGACFVGFAIGESLGASALRIAGGIFTKIADVGSDLMKVVFKIKEDDPRNPGVIADCTGDNAGDSVGPTADGFETYGVTGVALISFIVLAVANVEYQMTLLTWIFTMRILMIITSVLSFWLNRFYSKVRFGGKDDIDFEQPLTNLIWITSLFSIIVTFVASHLIIGPSSAIGAANPNLWWILSIIISCGTLGAALIPEFTKIFTSPKSKHVQEVVQASREGGASLNILSGFVAGNFSAFWQGMVFLILMLIAYIASQSIPTDMMIYSSIFAFGLVAFGMLGMGPVTIAVDSYGPVTDNAQSIYELSLIEAIPNVDKEIEKDFGFKPDFEKAKHYLEANDGAGNTFKATAKPVLIGTAVVGATTMIFSLILVIKKTLGVDPESVLNLLNPYSILGFIAGGAVVYWFTGASTQAVTTGAYRAVEYIKRNIVLDENAELKAATEKSKEVVRICTRYAQTGMYNIFFAIFSFALAFALMSAPAFSNNSVDFFVSYLIAIAVFGLFQAVFMANAGGAWDNAKKVVEVDLKEKGTELHAATVIGDTVGDPFKDTSSVSLNPIIKFSTLFGLLAMEIAIAPNFKNAAPVLGVVLFLVALYFVYRSFYKMRIKHQA
- a CDS encoding SpoIIE family protein phosphatase produces the protein MKCPDTGSCHVHVSKKNRTDHEKRRRLCIGTVCLKAAVIILAFLFSPNASGQTYFFDNYGVADGLSQSTVYKIIQDRHHNLWLGTQSGVSVFDGMVFQNYSTEDGLAINGVRAICETPDGAVWLGHTGGGISRFADGKFRQIVLPGVNPASDITSIFEDGKGNLWLLTAGAGAIKLTGYTGRESDWNIVQFKGNELSDQIFGGCVGKDGSVYLVTDIGIKRFSDSLNRFSTYQPEGLTTYFTKTCILEDRRGDFWFGTYHGGLYRLMKKDGKFRVYDIRDGLSSNWISTLHEDPAGRIWVGTWGGGITVIEGDSLVVYNTGNGLQDDKIWCFLNDAEGNLLIGTNEQGLSIHKGNAFVTFGTRDGLHNPQVWAITKDALGYYWFGTSGGITRLKSGTRGSMQASYMDEKSHFLNNQVRFLQKDSKGNIWIGTNGGGIYSYQFNPERLVFDPILNSLLYKDLVITALVVDRKDQLWAGTNEGLVYYEIANQKGDRLTRINGLAGNEISSLFYDSRGILWIGARGKGITRYDDSRQQFTVLRSLENLTPRCMAEDKEHRLWIGMEGQGVYVLEADSIVLHLSEKEGLLSNLVNLLGVDNSGNIYIGTNKGLNKFLPREGRMLTYTRRNGFTGIETKSNALYSDPAGYIWFGTVNGAVRYSPGSDISARREPFTHIRRFRVNYTDYPLTSGIHLPWYNNSVIFDYNSVSLSNPDVVMYQIMLQGNDRDWQPPTRQTTASYSALSPGKYVFLVKARNAEGIWNSQPAAFSFQILPPFWKRWWFILLCIAAGSTSIVAYIKVRERNLLYEKRLLEEKVLERTQEITRKNQELASKNKDITDSIRYAERIQRAMLPPDVPFPETFVLFRPKAIVSGDFYWFMEEEGLQLMAAIDCTGHGVPGAFMSIIGYHTLNKIVREDRILDPALILKNLNITVHNALRQKGDTSPISDGMDMSLAVYDPARRILTFAGAVNPILLIRNHEITELKGDRYPIGHVTPADTVFTNHELLLQSGDMIYLFSDGYADQFGGPYGKKFKPIHLKELLLKIHDKSPGEQQVLLNQALEEWMKGFEQNDDILIIGRRF
- a CDS encoding bacteriophage CI repressor; the encoded protein is MQKQNQHNVDLILKKLKNVLHAETDQQLAAVLGVSPQVLSNWKNRKRIDYSLIIDFSKKHHINLHWLFSDESGENYIVPDSNKQNVNEEVVSYMQIDECKTCKIYERVLQQFELIIQQQAKTIELLSGEFENLRRLYEDVLKKVEENSR
- the trxA gene encoding thioredoxin: MEVEVTDTNFDQVVLQSDKPVMIDLWAEWCGPCRVIAPFVHEIAEEYQGKIVVGKMDVDENTQIPAKYGVRNIPTILFFKNGKLVDKQVGAVPKHLLVGKIEALLK
- the dnaE gene encoding DNA polymerase III subunit alpha, translated to MSGFVHLHVHTQYSILDGASNISELIAKARNDGMPAVAITDHGNMFGVKEFVNEANKQGIKPIIGCEVYVASRSRTDRTEKEDRSSRHLILLAKNLTGYLNLAKLVSLGYIEGFYYKPRIDKELLRQYHEGLIASSACLGGEVPELFFTEGEKAAENAIIEYADIFGKDFYLELQRHFTGDPKTDSEVFDRQQKINEFLARMAKKHGIGLIATNDVHFINAEDADAHDRLICLNTNAEIDDPNRLRYTKQEYFKTTAEMAELFADFPEALENTVSIAGQVEAYSLERDPVMPHFPLPDGFTDDNEYLRHLTYEGAARRYGEIDETLRTRIDYELGVIKKMGYPGYFLIVWDFLRAAREMGVAVGPGRGSAAGSVVAYCLRITDIDPLKYGLLFERFLNPDRISLPDIDIDFDEDGREQVLQYVVRKYGKDKVAHVITFGTMAARMAIRDVARIQKLPLQEADRLAKLVPERPGVTLKKAYEEVKELNEARKSPDPLVRQTLQFAETLEGSVRHTGIHACGIIIGRDNLMNYIPVCTSKDTDLLVTQFEGSHIESVGMLKMDFLGLKTLSIIRDAIANIKASTGKEIDIEHIPLDDRETFELFSRGDTTAIFQFESSGMKKWLRELKPNRFEDLIAMNALYRPGPMEYIPHYVARKHGREKITYDFPVMESVLKETYGITVYQEQVMRLSQIMAGFTGGEADSLRKAMGKKNKKIMDQLREKFLAGCAKNGLNTAKAEKVWTDWEAFAQYAFNKSHSTCYAYVAYQTAWLKAHYPAEFMAAVLSRNLSDIKKITQFMDECRRMGISVLGPDVNESNLNFTVTPRGDIRFGLAAIKGMGEAAAASVIEERKKNGLFKDIYHFVERVNLSSLNRKNMEALAYAGAFDNLHHFKREQYFAPMEGEREETFIEALLRYGSKIQIEKTSTQKSLFGEAIPVIPSRPQPPEVPEWSTLEKLSREKELIGVYLSAHPLDNYKVEIEHFTNCTLSELKDTERLRDKELAIAGLVVEAREGMTKTNNPYGTFTIEDYTDSFRIALFGRDYVSWKNFLTVGYALFIKGKFQPRGYGNNPDELEFKVNQIYMLSQVRDELIRQITIRIPVEKITDEFLTELGALANGNKGKVELKFSLFDPADNLVLDMFSRNKRITLDNAFFDYLQELEVEFRLK